Proteins encoded within one genomic window of Formosa agariphila KMM 3901:
- a CDS encoding sialate O-acetylesterase codes for MKPFAFISFIVLITSMIYTVYAQELKPSNLFSNHMVLQSGMEVPVWGDAKPNEKITVTFANQEKSTITDAKGKWMVKLEPLGVSKIGRSMSISGHSKITLSDILVGEVWICSGQSNMEFKVDNVPEIKSLKPIPNHIRSFEVKHTVSFEEAQDVNGHWSTSPSTSAVAFGFAFFLETLGDVPVGIINTSWGSTSIEAWMPRDMTEQLPYFKTIMSEFDSDTLTQNKIQKALDASNGWSKEEDVFLRRQPNIVYNAMMSPLAPYACKGLVWYQGERNTRYLSGMPEVTETNWFHRVAGMKEYGDILKFWVERYRTQWNNEYMHFSIVMLPGYGKGTYNSPEIDSKSPTAPSWAWMRESQLKILELPYTTVVNTIDLGDEKNIHPTDKLPIAQRLALKAAKYTLNKDVIAEGPTFKTLKKENNVMVVKFNQAKGLKTKDNKAPTGFWIADESLQWKPAIAKIQDETILLSHDKITQPKYVRYAFSGKPDVNLVNGENLPAYPFRTDSDYSTK; via the coding sequence ATGAAACCATTTGCTTTTATATCATTTATAGTTCTTATTACAAGTATGATTTATACTGTATATGCTCAAGAATTAAAACCTTCTAATTTATTTAGCAACCATATGGTTTTACAATCTGGAATGGAAGTACCTGTTTGGGGCGATGCCAAACCCAACGAAAAAATAACAGTCACATTTGCCAATCAAGAAAAATCTACCATAACAGATGCAAAAGGTAAATGGATGGTTAAATTAGAGCCTTTAGGGGTTTCTAAAATTGGACGTAGCATGTCTATTTCTGGTCATTCCAAAATTACCTTATCAGATATTTTAGTTGGAGAAGTTTGGATTTGCTCTGGGCAATCTAATATGGAATTCAAAGTAGATAATGTTCCTGAAATAAAATCTTTAAAACCTATTCCTAATCATATTCGCAGTTTTGAAGTGAAACATACTGTTTCTTTTGAAGAAGCCCAAGATGTAAATGGACATTGGTCTACCTCACCTTCCACTAGCGCTGTAGCATTCGGATTTGCATTTTTCTTAGAAACCCTTGGTGATGTCCCTGTAGGCATAATTAACACCTCTTGGGGCAGCACATCTATTGAGGCCTGGATGCCACGAGACATGACCGAACAATTACCTTATTTTAAAACAATTATGTCTGAATTTGATTCGGATACATTAACTCAAAATAAAATACAAAAAGCACTAGATGCTTCCAATGGCTGGAGTAAAGAAGAAGATGTGTTTTTAAGAAGACAACCAAACATTGTTTACAATGCTATGATGAGTCCATTGGCTCCTTATGCCTGCAAAGGTTTAGTTTGGTATCAAGGCGAACGCAATACACGTTATCTATCTGGAATGCCAGAAGTGACAGAAACCAATTGGTTTCATCGTGTTGCAGGAATGAAAGAATATGGAGATATCCTTAAATTTTGGGTAGAACGTTACAGAACACAATGGAATAACGAATACATGCATTTTTCTATTGTAATGTTACCAGGTTATGGGAAAGGAACTTACAACTCCCCAGAAATTGATTCAAAAAGTCCAACGGCTCCGTCTTGGGCTTGGATGCGAGAATCGCAATTAAAAATTTTAGAACTTCCCTACACTACTGTTGTAAATACAATTGATTTAGGTGACGAAAAAAACATTCACCCTACAGACAAATTACCTATTGCACAACGACTTGCCCTTAAAGCTGCCAAATACACCTTAAATAAAGATGTTATAGCCGAAGGCCCAACCTTTAAAACCTTAAAAAAAGAAAATAATGTTATGGTCGTTAAATTTAATCAGGCAAAAGGTTTAAAAACTAAAGATAATAAAGCACCAACAGGCTTCTGGATTGCCGACGAATCGCTGCAATGGAAACCTGCAATAGCCAAAATTCAAGATGAAACGATACTACTTTCTCACGATAAAATTACACAACCAAAATATGTGAGATATGCCTTTTCAGGAAAACCAGATGTAAATTTAGTTAACGGTGAGAATCTTCCCGCCTATCCATTCCGGACAGACTCAGATTACAGTACTAAATAA